The following proteins are co-located in the Pomacea canaliculata isolate SZHN2017 linkage group LG8, ASM307304v1, whole genome shotgun sequence genome:
- the LOC112570549 gene encoding uncharacterized protein LOC112570549 — protein MTSEGEEGSEEAAANRVIPPRPKEMGQRPQRGDIDIVIISQKYGVVLVEVKAAGVSGSSWAHNEAASRDAYRSVLLKAAKQLNRASHVFRFITPDLIPPPDITLVIAVPFMSRRQLHQILLEGKGEFCDSFHYLCKGDLKNRKWVTGLFTKHEACRQQRETVGHDWCSSDAGAGTEGLGCSLCRWWDENITECTCLPLHQVKSIVGRICGLMSIVSVWTQTTPRVEVRTTGQAVSEVGRRVADIVLLPEQAALLADTSCNRVCLTGPMGSGKTLLLQLKGRQWLAEGRRVVILNVRTSGRGRAVGYALEEAIVRQDGESASTGTVERHDLAIAETSLEQLAARLQVSGSVEDICFILDELTKQTFDFVLQLAGRYPDCPVWCVAMFLHSPLQGFRHFRLGDVLRSPPSVQLLLRQLDLNPYHHKAYTTRSAARGLPCDGPPIILIQHRLHDPSTRPLHCHQCAIELADICSTRWAWPRGQ, from the exons ATGACGTCAGAGGGCGAGGAGGGTAGCGAGGAGGCAGCGGCAAACAGAGTTATCCCGCCTCGGCCCAAGGAGATGGGGCAGCGTCCACAGAGAGGAGACATcgacatcgtcatcatcagccAGAAGTATGGCGTCGTGCTGGTCGAG GTCAAGGCCGCTGGCGTGAGTGGCAGCTCGTGGGCTCACAACGAGGCGGCGAGTCGTGACGCATACCGCAGCGTCCTCCTCAAGGCTGCAAAACAGCTCAACCGTGCAAGTCACGTGTTCCGCTTCATCACACCTGACCTCATTCCGCCTCCAGACATCACCCTCGTCATTGCTGTCCCCTTCATGAGTCGTCGTCAGCTTCATCAG ATCTTATTGGAAGGTAAAGGGGAATTTTGTGACAGCTTCCATTACTTGTGCAAAGGCGATTTGAAAAACCGGAAGTGGGTGACAGGGTTGTTCACTAAACACGAGGCGTGCAGGCAGCAGAGAGAAACAGTCGGCCACGATTGGTGTTCAAGTGATGCTGGAGCTGGAACTGAGGGTCTAGGATGCTCTTTGTGTCGGTGGTGGGATGAAAATATCACGGAGTGTACTTGTCTCCCCCTTCATCAAGTGAAGAGTATTGTCGGAAG AATTTGTGGTTTGATGTCGATCGTGTCAGTGTGGACACAAACCACACCCCGGGTGGAGGTGAGGACGACTGGGCAGGCTGTCAGCGAGGTCGGGAGACGGGTGGCCGACATCGTGCTGCTGCCGGAACAAGCCGCTTTGTTGGCCGACACCTCCTGCAACCGCGTCTGTCTGACCGGCCCCATGGGCTCCGGCAAAacactgctgctgcagctgaaaGGCCGTCAGTGGCTGGCGGAAGGCCGAAGGGTAGTGATCCTCAACGTGCGAACAAGCGGCCGCGGGAGAGCCGTCGGCTATGCCCTGGAAGAAGCTATTGTTAGACAGGATGGTGAGAGCGCCTCCACGGGGACAGTGGAGAGACACGACCTGGCGATCGCTGAAACAAGCTTGGAACAGCTGGCGGCCAGACTACAAGTGAGCGGGTCGGTGGAGGACATTTGCTTCATCTTAGACGAATTGACAAAGCAGACTTTCGACTTCGTACTGCAGCTAGCTGGAAGGTACCCAGACTGCCCTGTGTGGTGCGTGGCCATGTTCCTCCACTCCCCACTTCAAGGCTTTCGTCACTTCCGGTTAGGCGACGTGCTGCGGTCTCCACCATCCGTGCAGCTCTTGCTCCGCCAGCTGGACTTGAACCCTTACCACCACAAGGCTTACACCACGCGCAGTGCCGCTCGGGGCCTGCCGTGCGACGGTCCTCCTATTATCCTCATTCAGCATCGCCTCCACGACCCTTCCACCCGCCCCCTCCACTGCCACCAGTGCGCCATCGAGCTGGCTGATATTTGCAGCACACGCTGGGCCTGGCCTCGGGGCCAATGA